The DNA region AGataacatttttaatttcagCCTGTAAAACAACCACGGCAAATAGAAATGCAAAAACCTGATTTATTTGTGCTTTTATATGTAGTTGTGTGTCTGTTAATTCCATTGATTTGGAGCAACTAAGTATAACCACTTAGCTTTATCCTCCAGATTATAAATCCTGTTGATAGTGTCCCTCCCCATTTTTATAAACCTAAGTTTAGTAATGGTTAAAAAGCTGATGGACAGGTATTGGGGGAAGGGGTATTAAAATTGGTAAGTTTTAAATCATATAATTCAGAATCTTTCTTTTTGGATGAAACTATCTGGGCTTGCTGTCAAAATAACCATAGTAGGCACCTAACCCTATTTTATACCTCTTTTCAGTGAGAGTAAACATATTGCCTAATGATTCTCTTATAAGATAGCCTGTTATTGCTTAAAAGGTACCTATCTGCAGGAATGATGTAGGCTTTAGAATCTAACACCAGACAATACTGACAAGTTTAAACATTCATTAGAAAAAGTGAGAGATTATATACTTATaatttcatctgtgaaataaTATTAAAGGATcagcatcagattacattactgGGCAGTTAcctgggaagaagaaatggagagGTTCTGAAATCAGTGGAGAATGAATTATTTGATGATCAAATCACATTCTCACTGGAAGGACTtaagttatttcttgtcttgattTTAATCAAACATTTCTGTTTGACTTAGATTAAAGTGGATATTCCCGCAATACAGATGAAATTCACATCCTCAGAGAATCCTGAGAAGGACAGCCAGTTTTTTAACACCTCTTGTTTATTTCAAGTGAGCTCCCAAGTTTTTTATGAGCTACGAAGAGGACAAGCGCTTATcacatttgaaaaagaagaaggtGAGACTAATGTTAACAAATTTTACCATGTTACCTTTGGAAAGAATGTGGCCTTTCAAAGAGCTTTTGTAGATATTTGGCTCTTGCTTTGCAATTTTTACGTTTTGTTTCATCTCATTTCATAATGACACCCTGAGGCAGGtatgattatccccattttgcaatgagaaaactgagtttgGCATGGTAAGTGACGTAATATGATCCCTCTTTGGAAACCTCTGGGTTGTGATGTCTAATACCAGAATCTTTCTGCTTCACCTGTTACCTCCAAAAAAATACTAGCAATCATGTTTTAAGGTAGTAGAGGTCTACACAGTTCTCAGAGAGTTCTCATGGCATTATCTTGTTTTATACTCACATAACTGAAAACAATAGGAGAGGAGAGTTACTATTTACATTTTGTAGTTAAGGAAACAGAGGCTAGGTGTTTAAATGATTAACTTTAAGGGCACATGACCAGTGAATGGAAAGGGCCCAGGAGTCAGATATTTGGGATGGAGCCCAATTTGCCAAGTCTGCCCTGGTCTAGGGCCCTGTTCAGAGCTGGGGGTGCTCCTTATTGAGACAAATCAGATTTGAGTGCCAGCTCTGCCCCTTTCTAGAAGTGTGATTTGGGTGGGTTTCCTTATAAATCTCAGATTTTTATGATAGGTTTTGTGGTAGTACCTACCTCATGGAGTTGCTTTGAGTATTAAATGAGAAATGTTGATAATATACTTAACGCAGTATCtgaaacataataaatattttcttaataaatgttagctgtcatAATTGCTACATGTTAGGaactttccagataagaaaacagaggcttaAAAAGGATACAAAACTTGCTCAAGGTTGTACAGTTAATAAATTGTAGACCTGAGAGCCACACTCTAAATACCCACATACTTTCTGCTGGACCAACTCCCCACAACCCCCAGCGGGCTGCCGTCTTGGGCCTCCATTCTTATATTCATCACGTTATGGGATGGGGCCAGGTGGTCTTCACAAGCCCTTCCAGGGCTCAGATTCTTAGAATCTATAATAATAACTTGTGTCTCCTCATGCCTGGTCCATCACTATACCTGAAAATAAATGGTAAAAAGGACATTCCAACAGGCCAATACACACATACCACTTGTTCACAGCAGGTCCACCCTGCTTAGGGTGCAGGAGGAGACCAAGAGCCGTGGTGACAGTTGGCAGTGGCGATTGGGTGGGACTGAAAGGCAGAAGTGAGGGTTTGGGAGGCAAGGATTCTGCACAGGGATTACCTGGGAATGCTGGGAATAGGGTTCTCTTCACAAACAGCTGATTCTCTGCATCTTAGGAATAGCTCTTGGTCTAGCCCTTGGCATAGCTTGGAGGTCTTGGTTTCCTGGGACAGCTTTGGGTTTATACACAATTAAATAAGAGTTGGCTTTTGACAGTGAAGAGTCTCAAAAGTTGAGACACAAGTGGTGCCTCTCAGCTGCGTCACATCACCAGATGTTGGTGTTTGGGTGGAgggtgtgagagagaaagagcatcCTCTAAGTATTActttattgatattttctgttACTATGGCCTGTTgtcattatcaaaaaaaaaaagtcataattcAAGTCGTAGAGTCCTATCGTGGTGTGAGTATGAATTCCCACATGATGACGCCCTGCCCTTTAGCCTGGCTCCTCTCCTCCTGTGACCATGGTGTGCTCTCTGGCTGTCATCAACACATGTGAGGTTTGTCAGATTgggagagggcatctcttatctTCATGATGAATTAAAGTAAGCAGCTCCAAATATTAACAATTGGAGTGCTGTAAGCTCTCATAtcacacaattaaaaataaacatatactcACATTTTAAACTAAAATACAGTTGCTGTTTGGATTTctaatgatttttgacaaaattATATTGTTGAGTCTCTCCCATTTTGCATGAATGAATCAGACTTGATTTTTTGATCAGTATAGCAAGGCTACCAGCTTTTGGTAAGTGATCTCCCAAGTATTTTAGCAAAAGTAAATTTCTCCTTATATGGCAAAAAAGACAATACCCCACCTCACTCTTTGATGTTCAAGCCTATGTGgtgtttaatatataatttttaggAAAGGTAGagacaaaaatgaatatttatttctatggTATATATAACATATTAAGTAGTGACATATGATAGATAAAATTGTCAGAATGGACTGACCCACAGAGGTTTTCCCAGCTTACTCAACATGGAAGAAATTTCTGGCTGTGCTTTAATATACTAAGAGAATTTTCTGGAAAGGAAGGGTGTGTAGCTGtaatgaaataatacatgaatATCTGGAGAATTAGCAGGCTAATCTCTTAATAGATGAATCTGGAGCaggaggatttcttttttttttttactaagtattattgatattcactcttatgaaggcttcacatgaaaaaacaacatggttactacatttacccatattctcaagtccccacccacaccgcaatgcagtcactgtccatcagtgtagtaagatgccacagattcactattttgGAGCAGGAGGATTTCTACATTGCAATTTTTGCTGATGTATTTTGTCATTAATGTATCCTACTTTACTGAAAAGATCATATTCATTTGGAAAtcctaagaaaatttaaaaattagatccTTTAAATTAAAGACTAGTTAAAATATTCAGGATAATTTATTATTAAACTGAGACTAAAAAATTTATTGAGGTAATGGAAATTTATACTTcccaaattatttttcagttgcCCAAAATGTGATCAGGATGGGGAAACATTATGTACAGATAGAGGACTTAGAGGTGGAGGTGATGGCCAACCCCGTTCCATTAAACTCTGGAGTCAGATTCCAGGTAACACTGTGGATTAAAGTTTTTTAGGATTTGTTAAACATGAACACTTTTCTTATCCATATTTCTGATCATGAAACAATTTCCCAGGTTCCTGTAGATGTGTCTAAAATGAAGATCAATGTTACTGAAATTCCTGATGAGTTGCCTGAAAATCAGATGAGAGACAAGCTAGAACTGAGCTTCACTAAGTCCCAAAACGGAGGTGGACAAGTGGagtgtgtggagtatgacaagcAGTCCCGGAGCGCCGTCATCACATTTGTGGAAATGGGAGGTATTCACACatttagaaagttaaaaaaatactccACCACTTATATTATGTTTTACCATTGCTGATAGtattccttttctactttttttatttagaatttattaGTCAGTATAATAATAGGGCATGTTTTTTAGCCTTATAAAAGGATCAAGTCCTAAAAATGATTTCTGAGAATGCTACTGGGAATGATAATATTATAAATAGCACATATGTAAATCTTAGGGCATTTTCATCACCTGCCTGGTGTTATATACATACATCTTCATCTGATCCCAACATAACTCTGTAGGTAGGTGTTATAGTTActttattgatgaggaaactgaggcttagggagtGAAGAAACTtacccaaaatcacacagctggTTTGTGGCAGAGAAATTTTTaagtatatctatctgtctgtctatgtctGTCTCTACCTCCTACCTATTGTGACTGACAAAGAGGGAATCTATTCCAGGTAAGTGGAGGGGAGAATGGAAAGAACAGCTttccatgcatacacacacacacacacacacacacacacacacacacacacacaaattatatgtatatatgtagtaCATGTTTTATAGTAATACAGTTATttactatatatgtgtgtatgtatatgtgtgtgtgtatgtatgtatgtgtgtgtgtatggtaaaATATATAGAGACAGTATCCAAATacagttttcattttcactcttgAAAAACTGGGGAACTTTCAGACTTGTTAGGCTGGGTGGGTTACTTTTTGCAGATGGTTATTGCACTTTATGTAGCTCAAGGCAGGTCTGTTTGGGGACATTGTAGCCCTCTGTGCATTGCAATGAACTGACTGCAATGAACAGTTCAAGATGGAAGGATTTATTTAAACCTCATTATTGTTtgactttatatttttcaaaattgtgtaCTGTGAAGTCTTTGAAGTGGACTGtagaatttcttaaaaatttaccACTCAACTCACTGTTTACTGTGATATCATTGTGTTTGAAGGAAATTTTAACTTTGATTAAAAAATGTTAtggtatgaaaaagaaaataatgttttaaaaatttgtttctagTTGCTGACaagattttgaaaaagaaagactATCCTCTTTATATAAATCAACACTGCCATAGAGTCACTGTTTCTCCATACGTAGAAACGCACTTGAGAAATTTTCAGGTAAGGTCATCTCCCTCCTTTCATTTTGGGAACTTACTGCTCCATCccaaatgacaaaaaataaagaaaaagttgaGTCTGTTACTGTTGGAATCATATTAGTGGGGCTATCAAAACAGTTTATCCATGCCTGCTTGGTGCAGAAtgaatttgtctttctaaataatattttaatgtaaaactGTACCCTCCTGCACTTatcatgtactttttaaaaacggAAATTACTCAGATAATGCCACaatctttatttttgtatgtggaaACATAGCTACATTTCTCTCATGTGTCTACTGCCATTAggcattaaaaataattcttcctgATCATTTTCTCTGAATTCATTATTTTTACCCCAAACCTCCCTTTTTCTGTTCCTACTCAAGTATTAAATGGCACCACCATCTGCCTCATCCACCGACCTGAAGGCTAGAACTCATGCTTACCTCTTTGTTTTGCTTCACCTTCAACATTCATTTGATCACTGTAACAATAACGATCCTGTTGTTTGCACCCCTGCCTACCTTCCTGGCTGGTCTTTTGTCCATAGActtgccttcctctcctctgtTCTTCATGATGCCACCAGAGTTACCTTCTGAAACTCACATCCCACTCCGAGGTCTTCTTGCTTAAAAAATCTTCTTGATGCTCCTTGTCTCTCCTAAGATAAAGCCCAAAATATTAAGCGGAGGTTATAAATGTAAAGTTTTGCACCTCAAAGCTCTTAGAAAACTTcctatttatcttttttatttcccttcttaGGTATTTTCAGGAATATCTGAGAGGACAGTGCTTCTGACTGGAATGGAAGACCTTCAGATGATGGATGAAGAGATTGTAGAGGATTTACTTAACATTCACTTTCAACGAGAGAAGAATGGAGGTGGAGAAGTAGATGTAGTCAAATGTTCTCTAGGTGAAGCCCACATAGCATACTTTGAAGAAGAGGCTCATGGAATCATATGAAAATTAGAGCTACTGGGTCCAAATCATTATCAGTGTTTGACAAAAATAAGTATctgttttcctgaaaaaaaaatgacacttaaaaattttttagtgtCCATTTATTcttagatacaaaataaatttccatgtctttgaatttttttgtttcaaaCTGTGCTGCATGTTTATAAATCTAATAAGTGCACTGTATTAAGAACAATTTTGTTCATAAATTATGTGGATTGGTGCCACGTCCACTGAAATCAAGCATAAATGATCCAAATGTACCCCTGCTGTGTTGATTCCTTCTGTCATTGTGATGTGGGCCAATTTTGTTTTGGCCCCAGATCCAGCAGTACTCAGACTTGACTTTTAACCTACATTTAGCAGTTTGTGATTTCTGTAGACTGTAATGAATTTTCAAGGGACTTCAAGAGCAATCATTTCCCACTCCACAGCTCCAAAGGTGTGGTCTTTTTCCTGAACTTCCCACAGTGCCAAAGGTCCTCTGATTACTTCCAAGACATCCCCTCTTCAAACAGAAattgtaaagaaagaaagaattttctcTTTTACACTTACAATAGAAAGAGTAAGTTGGAGGGCATAAAATCCTTGGAATGAAGAGAGAGGTAAGTGCCAAGCTGATATCTCATCACTCATCATACCAGATGCTGGGGAATCCCTGAAAGTAAAAACACAGTACTTGCCCTTTAGGGTCTTAAAATTAAGTTGGAGAGAGACCTAGTTAATTAGCATCCCActgtttttaatttgcaaaaaCTTTAGATGGTAAAATTTAAGATTCCTTTTCAGGGAAGTTAAAATTATCTTTGGTAAAGAATGTTTGGACAACTTCTTCCCTAATATGGTATGTTTCATAAAGAGCCAACAGCAAaattaaatgcatattaaaatgctGGCAacaaggggggagcctagtaaacaatgttctgcatgtaattgtagattaatgacaacaaaataaataaaaaataaataaaatgctggcAACAGCAAAATGCTTTTAGAAAAGATTCTAAACTTAAATCTATCCAATGTTGCATactatttaaaataaaggaaaagctaaaaaaaaaaaaaaaaaaaaagaaagttggttTTGCTTCTGATACTTAATTTTGTAGGTTCTAAAGTTGTTATGCTACCATCAGAAGTACTCATTACTTTCACATTTCTCTTTGGAACAAGAGATCATACCTAAAAACTGGGCCACTTATAGTAAATCTTCATATTCCctgttttagaggaaaaaaatctcttattGTATCAGTTATTCTTTGGAAATACTATTTCAAGCTCcccaaaatattaagaaaaaaacgcTGAAGAATCTTATTTAATTTCAATGGGTACAGTCTCACTAACAGTGCGTCATTTTTAGTCCATGGCAGACTGCCAGTCAGAATTTGTTCCTAATGTATAGAAAAAGTTTTGAAACAGTCATTTTTGTTCCTTTGGGGGGCCTTCTCCAGACAGTAAAGTTAATTTCATTGAATTCTAAATTTTCATAGTGGTTTTTCATAACTGTTACTTTTCTTAGAAAATCATACTTTTCCCTTGGGTTTATTTAGCCATTCCACCCATGTGTGATCTGGCTTGATCTCAGAAATCAAGCATTGGCTCTCCTGCTTATTTCTAGAGTTTTAGAGATTTTACAGGAGGAAAGTTATCTTTGAAATTTTACAAAAGATACTGTATTGATTATTTAACATACTATATATTGAATTAGGAAGCCTTAAATTGTATGTCCAGGATGAGATAGCTCTGCTTAATGTGTAAAAAGACACTGTCAATATATAAACCAGGAAAGATAGATATATGGGATTACAAGTCCCTCTTGCCATTTGTAGATTTATCAGTCAAGACAGGCTAGGTTTTGCTGTGGTAACAAACAACTTCTGAAAACACAGAGGCCTAAGAAAATGAAAGTTTAGTGCTTACTTGCACTGAATGTCCAACCCAGGTTGGTAGGGGACTCTGTCCTAAGCAGCTAAGGTCCTATCTGGAGATGTGCTTCCAGAATCGTGAAGGTGGGGAAAGTGAAGCCTGGAGAGTCTTGAACCAGCAGTTAAATGCTGTGACCTAAAAATGACCCATGtcattttctcttatttcattggCTAGAAATAGTCACATAGCCTCATTGAGCCATAAGGGGACTAGAAAAGTCTGTGTTGTGAAAATAAGGAGAACCAGAATAATGAGCATACTCTGTCCTGTCCTAGTGGTCATCAATGTTTGGATTACTCTTTTCACACACAAGATAGACTCACATCGCATCCCCCAAGGGGACAAACTAAAAATTCCATGAAATCATGGCATCACACTCAAAAGTGCATGAACTTCAGGTAATAATGTGGTAGTTTCTATATCAAGTCTGAATCTTATTCTTTTTCCAGATACCCTCAGTACATAGTGGTGGAACTGGAATAAGGTTTTCAAATTTGGAAAGGGGAAGAATGGGGGCACAAAGCAGTTACTGCACCAAAGCCATCCTGAAATCCATCAGTAGGTGTGTTCTCCCTCCCTCCGTGTGAAATTTTGATTAGGCTGTGATTCCACTTCCTTGTAATTCTTCTGCTCATTGTCCTCCCAACTCATGGATAttctccccccccccccattacTCTCCTTGGCCATATTTCAAATGGACATTGGAAATACATCCTTCTTGGAGGCTGAAAAGCTTTCTCACTCAGTATACTTCTAATGACCAGTGTTTGGGACCaaagtttttaaagttttaaatagtCATAGTCTCTTTATTCCTGCTCATAGCAGTTTAGCTGGTACAATTAAAAAACTTAATAGGCTTCTTAACTTATTCTGGTCAGTTTACATGTACGTACTGTTACACAGTCTTTTTCTGGACTTTTTTTGAGTTGCTATCATTCTCTGCTTTCTTGGCCCCGTTCTTCTGCCCCTCTTTTCACTTAATTGTGGGAACTTTTTGCACATTGGGCCACATAAAGTTTCTTTTTGCTGAACCAGTTTGTCCAGTTGAAAGGGTTTATTGAATTGCACATCTTTAACTGGTGTTTTTGCTCTGAGGGACCTTAATCTGTTCAGAGATTTCAGCCCCAGTTTGATCATTTAATTTGACCCTCGTTGTAAAGCAGGGTTCTAATCACTCTTTGTTACTCAAGGATCCTCTCAGTTTTATCATTTGAGAATGAGTGAAAGGGTTACTTCTGGTCCTACAAGTTTccatatttctgggctttctctaTTCCTTTTCATTCCTGCTTTCAAATTGGCCAATTCTTTTTTCTAAGCTCATTTCTTTCTTATATTACTTTGTCAAATGAACCAAATAATAACAGTTGTTTTTGACactcctgtttttaaaaattataagctaATGTATATTATCTGCCTTCCAAACTATCACAAGTGACAGTTTGCCAAATATTTTTCCACTGTATAATATAGATTGACATTCTTCTAATCTCGAATAACTTTTCTAATCACCTGCTACTTGGCCCCTAAACTAAAACCACGTGTTTTAGATTGTGCCTTTTGGCTATCGCAATACTCAAGAACACCCATTTCTATATCAATCAGGATAGACTATGTGATGCTGATGTGACTAATTATCTCTAAATTTCATAGATCGGAAACAAAAGTTTACTTCTTGCTCATGCTACATGTCTATGATGGGTTAACAAAAAGAATGCTCATGGAAGACACACAGGGACCCAGGCTAATGGCAGCCATCATCTTCCTTGCTGGATGCCGTATCAGAGGAAAAGAGCTTTGAAGGATCTTGAACTGGTAATTACATTTTTGGTCCAGAAATACCTCTTGCATTTACACCTCAACCAGAACTAAATATATGGCTCCACCCAATCACAAAGGAACTTGGATATTGAATCCTACCATATGCTTGGAAGGCAGAAAGCCAAACTGTGTAATGAATAATGATCTCCAGTTggtattcaaaaagaaaaatatgttcattCTTGAAAAACAGACAACATATAATGAAGATTTAAAAAGTCACCAAAAATCCACTCTCAGAGATAATGATAAACAATTTTTTATTCCCTCTTCCAAAAACTGTTCTCAGCTCTATCACATTCC from Manis pentadactyla isolate mManPen7 chromosome 8, mManPen7.hap1, whole genome shotgun sequence includes:
- the NMI gene encoding N-myc-interactor isoform X3 encodes the protein MGIMAADGGNKTQVLKEHGDEKFSKDEQKEIKVDIPAIQMKFTSSENPEKDSQFFNTSCLFQVSSQVFYELRRGQALITFEKEEVAQNVIRMGKHYVQIEDLEVEVMANPVPLNSGVRFQVPVDVSKMKINVTEIPDELPENQMRDKLELSFTKSQNGGGQVECVEYDKQSRSAVITFVEMGVADKILKKKDYPLYINQHCHRVTVSPYVETHLRNFQVFSGISERTVLLTGMEDLQMMDEEIVEDLLNIHFQREKNGGGEVDVVKCSLGEAHIAYFEEEAHGII
- the NMI gene encoding N-myc-interactor isoform X2, whose protein sequence is MAADGGNKTQVLKEHGDEKFSKDEQKERLIHKIVKENSQLKEEIQKLEAELEEAARNFQIKVDIPAIQMKFTSSENPEKDSQFFNTSCLFQVSSQVFYELRRGQALITFEKEEVAQNVIRMGKHYVQIEDLEVEVMANPVPLNSGVRFQVPVDVSKMKINVTEIPDELPENQMRDKLELSFTKSQNGGGQVECVEYDKQSRSAVITFVEMGVADKILKKKDYPLYINQHCHRVTVSPYVETHLRNFQVFSGISERTVLLTGMEDLQMMDEEIVEDLLNIHFQREKNGGGEVDVVKCSLGEAHIAYFEEEAHGII
- the NMI gene encoding N-myc-interactor isoform X1 produces the protein MGIMAADGGNKTQVLKEHGDEKFSKDEQKERLIHKIVKENSQLKEEIQKLEAELEEAARNFQIKVDIPAIQMKFTSSENPEKDSQFFNTSCLFQVSSQVFYELRRGQALITFEKEEVAQNVIRMGKHYVQIEDLEVEVMANPVPLNSGVRFQVPVDVSKMKINVTEIPDELPENQMRDKLELSFTKSQNGGGQVECVEYDKQSRSAVITFVEMGVADKILKKKDYPLYINQHCHRVTVSPYVETHLRNFQVFSGISERTVLLTGMEDLQMMDEEIVEDLLNIHFQREKNGGGEVDVVKCSLGEAHIAYFEEEAHGII
- the NMI gene encoding N-myc-interactor isoform X4, whose product is MAADGGNKTQVLKEHGDEKFSKDEQKEIKVDIPAIQMKFTSSENPEKDSQFFNTSCLFQVSSQVFYELRRGQALITFEKEEVAQNVIRMGKHYVQIEDLEVEVMANPVPLNSGVRFQVPVDVSKMKINVTEIPDELPENQMRDKLELSFTKSQNGGGQVECVEYDKQSRSAVITFVEMGVADKILKKKDYPLYINQHCHRVTVSPYVETHLRNFQVFSGISERTVLLTGMEDLQMMDEEIVEDLLNIHFQREKNGGGEVDVVKCSLGEAHIAYFEEEAHGII